Proteins encoded in a region of the Geobacillus genomosp. 3 genome:
- the rpsC gene encoding 30S ribosomal protein S3 has product MGQKVNPIGLRIGIIRDWESRWYAEKDYADLLHEDLKVREYINKRLQDAAVSHVEIERAANRVNVTIHTAKPGMVIGKGGSEVEALRKALAQLTGKRVHINIVEIKKPDLDAKLVAENIARQLENRVSFRRAQKQAIQRAMRAGAKGIKTMVSGRLGGADIARSEHYSEGTVPLHTLRADIDYATAEADTTYGKIGVKVWIYRGEVLPTKKKAEEGGK; this is encoded by the coding sequence GTGGGTCAAAAGGTCAACCCGATCGGTCTGCGCATCGGCATCATTCGTGACTGGGAATCGAGATGGTATGCGGAAAAAGACTATGCAGATCTGTTGCACGAAGACTTAAAAGTGCGCGAATACATTAACAAACGCCTTCAAGACGCGGCCGTTTCCCATGTGGAAATTGAACGTGCAGCCAACCGTGTCAATGTGACGATCCATACGGCGAAACCGGGCATGGTCATCGGGAAAGGCGGCTCGGAAGTTGAAGCGCTCCGCAAAGCGCTCGCGCAATTAACCGGCAAGCGTGTCCATATTAACATCGTCGAAATTAAAAAACCGGATTTGGACGCGAAACTTGTTGCCGAAAACATCGCTCGTCAGTTGGAAAACCGCGTTTCGTTCCGCCGTGCGCAAAAACAAGCGATTCAACGTGCGATGCGGGCTGGGGCGAAAGGGATTAAAACGATGGTTTCCGGCCGTTTGGGCGGTGCCGATATTGCTCGTTCGGAACATTACAGCGAGGGGACGGTTCCACTCCATACGCTGCGCGCTGACATTGACTATGCGACGGCAGAAGCGGATACAACGTACGGAAAAATCGGCGTGAAAGTATGGATTTACCGTGGGGAAGTCCTTCCGACAAAGAAAAAGGCTGAGGAAGGAGGAAAATAA
- the rplV gene encoding 50S ribosomal protein L22 — MQAKAIARTVRIAPRKARLVIDLIRGKEVGEAFAILRHTPKAASPIIEKVLKSAVANAEHNYDMDINNLVVSQAYVDEGPTLKRFRPRAMGRASAINKRTSHITIVVSEKKEG; from the coding sequence ATGCAAGCTAAAGCTATTGCGAGAACCGTTCGCATCGCTCCTCGTAAAGCACGCTTAGTCATTGATTTGATCCGCGGGAAAGAAGTCGGCGAAGCGTTCGCGATTTTACGTCATACGCCGAAAGCCGCTTCCCCGATCATTGAAAAAGTATTGAAATCGGCTGTTGCCAACGCTGAACATAACTACGACATGGACATTAACAACTTGGTCGTTTCCCAGGCGTACGTAGACGAAGGTCCGACGCTCAAACGTTTCCGTCCGCGTGCGATGGGCCGGGCAAGCGCCATTAATAAACGCACAAGCCATATTACAATCGTCGTTTCAGAAAAGAAGGAGGGATAA
- the rplX gene encoding 50S ribosomal protein L24 produces the protein MHVKKGDKVQVISGKDKGKQGVILAAFPKKNRVIVEGVNIVKKHAKPSQANPQGGIIEKEAPIHVSKVMPLDPKTGAPTRIGYKVIDGKKVRYAKKSGEILDK, from the coding sequence ATGCATGTAAAAAAAGGTGATAAAGTGCAAGTAATCTCCGGCAAAGACAAAGGCAAACAAGGCGTCATCCTGGCGGCATTTCCAAAGAAAAACCGCGTCATCGTCGAAGGCGTCAACATCGTGAAAAAGCACGCGAAACCGTCGCAAGCGAATCCACAAGGCGGCATTATTGAAAAAGAAGCGCCAATCCACGTTTCCAAAGTGATGCCGTTAGACCCGAAAACGGGTGCGCCAACACGCATCGGCTACAAAGTGATTGACGGCAAAAAGGTGCGCTATGCGAAAAAATCCGGAGAGATTTTAGATAAATAA
- the secY gene encoding preprotein translocase subunit SecY, with the protein MFRTISNFMRVSDIRNKIIFTLLMLIVFRIGTFIPVPSVNTDVLKLQDELNAFGVLNIFGGGALQNFSIFAMGVMPYITASIIVQLLQMDVVPKFTEWSKQGEMGRRKLAQFTRYFTIVLGFIQALGMSYGFNNLAGGMLIQNPGIGTYLLIAVVLTAGTAFLMWLGEQITAKGVGNGISIIIFAGIVSGIPTILNQIYAQQFENVGEDLFLRIVRLLLVALAVVAVIVGVIYIQQAFRKIPIQYAKRLEGRNPVGGHSTHLPLKVNPAGVIPVIFAVSFLIAPPTIASFFGTNDVTLWIRRTFDYTHPVGMTIYVVLIIAFTYFYAFVQVNPEQMAENLKKQGGYIPGIRPGKNTQEYVTRILYRLTLVGSVFLAVIAVLPVFFVNFANLPPSAQIGGTSLLIVVGVALETMKQLESQLVKRHYRGFIK; encoded by the coding sequence ATGTTTCGGACAATCTCCAACTTTATGCGCGTCAGTGATATTCGAAACAAAATCATTTTCACTCTTCTTATGCTAATTGTGTTCCGCATCGGAACATTCATCCCTGTTCCGAGCGTGAACACTGATGTGCTCAAACTGCAAGATGAATTGAATGCGTTCGGCGTCCTGAACATTTTTGGCGGCGGGGCGCTGCAAAACTTTTCAATTTTTGCCATGGGGGTTATGCCCTACATTACGGCATCGATTATCGTCCAGCTATTGCAAATGGACGTCGTTCCAAAATTCACGGAATGGTCAAAGCAAGGTGAGATGGGCCGACGTAAATTAGCTCAGTTTACCCGCTATTTTACGATTGTGCTTGGGTTTATCCAAGCGCTCGGCATGTCGTACGGCTTCAACAACTTGGCCGGCGGGATGCTCATTCAAAATCCGGGCATTGGCACATATTTGCTGATCGCGGTTGTTTTGACCGCTGGCACAGCCTTTTTAATGTGGCTCGGTGAACAGATCACCGCCAAAGGCGTCGGGAACGGCATCTCGATCATTATTTTTGCAGGGATCGTCTCCGGTATTCCGACGATTTTGAATCAAATTTATGCTCAGCAATTTGAAAATGTCGGGGAAGATTTGTTTTTGCGCATCGTCCGGCTGTTGCTCGTAGCGCTGGCAGTTGTTGCCGTTATTGTTGGCGTCATCTACATTCAGCAGGCGTTCCGGAAAATTCCGATTCAATATGCCAAGCGGCTTGAAGGCCGAAACCCGGTCGGTGGCCATTCGACTCATTTGCCGCTTAAAGTGAATCCAGCCGGGGTCATTCCGGTCATTTTTGCCGTATCATTTTTGATTGCACCACCGACGATTGCATCGTTTTTTGGTACGAATGACGTAACATTGTGGATTCGCCGAACGTTTGACTATACTCATCCGGTTGGCATGACGATCTATGTCGTGCTTATTATCGCGTTTACGTACTTTTACGCGTTTGTTCAAGTCAACCCGGAGCAGATGGCGGAAAATTTGAAAAAGCAAGGCGGGTACATCCCGGGCATTCGTCCAGGGAAAAACACTCAGGAGTACGTAACGAGAATTTTATACCGATTGACGCTGGTCGGTTCGGTCTTTTTAGCGGTCATTGCCGTGCTGCCGGTGTTTTTCGTGAACTTTGCGAACTTGCCACCTTCCGCACAAATCGGCGGTACGAGCTTGCTCATCGTTGTCGGTGTGGCCCTTGAAACGATGAAGCAGCTTGAAAGCCAGCTGGTAAAACGCCATTACCGAGGATTCATCAAATAA
- the rpsQ gene encoding 30S ribosomal protein S17, with amino-acid sequence MSERNQRKVYVGRVVSDKMDKTITVLVETYKKHPLYGKRVKYSKKYKAHDEQNIAKVGDIVKIMETRPLSATKRFRLVEVVEKAVVL; translated from the coding sequence ATGAGCGAACGCAATCAACGCAAAGTGTACGTCGGACGGGTCGTATCGGACAAAATGGACAAAACGATTACCGTTTTAGTTGAAACGTACAAAAAACATCCGTTATACGGCAAACGCGTCAAATACTCGAAAAAATATAAAGCACATGATGAACAAAATATTGCCAAAGTCGGCGACATCGTTAAAATTATGGAAACTCGCCCACTGTCGGCAACGAAACGTTTCCGTTTAGTAGAAGTCGTCGAAAAGGCTGTTGTTCTATAA
- the rpmC gene encoding 50S ribosomal protein L29 — MKAKEIRDLTTAEIEQKIQALKEELFNLRFQLATGQLENTARIRQVRKDIARMKTIIRERELAANK, encoded by the coding sequence ATGAAAGCGAAAGAAATCCGTGATTTGACCACTGCCGAAATCGAGCAAAAAATTCAAGCGTTGAAGGAAGAGCTGTTCAACCTTCGCTTCCAGCTGGCGACAGGCCAACTGGAAAACACGGCGCGCATCCGCCAAGTGCGCAAGGACATCGCCCGTATGAAAACGATCATTCGCGAACGCGAGCTTGCTGCCAATAAATAA
- the rplB gene encoding 50S ribosomal protein L2, whose product MAIKKYKPTSNGRRGMTVLDFSEITTDQPEKSLLAPLKKKAGRNNQGKITVRHQGGGHKRQYRIIDFKRDKDGIPGRVATIEYDPNRSANIALINYADGEKRYILAPKNLKVGMEIMSGPDADIKVGNALPLENIPVGTLVHNIELKPGRGGQLVRAAGTSAQVLGKEGKYVIIRLASGEVRMILGKCRATVGEVGNEQHELVNVGKAGRARWLGIRPTVRGSVMNPVDHPHGGGEGKAPIGRKSPMTPWGKPTLGYKTRKKKNKSDKFIVRRRKK is encoded by the coding sequence ATGGCGATTAAAAAGTATAAACCGACATCGAACGGCCGTCGTGGCATGACGGTGCTTGATTTCTCGGAAATTACGACGGATCAGCCGGAAAAATCGTTGCTTGCTCCGTTAAAGAAAAAAGCAGGCCGCAACAATCAAGGGAAAATTACGGTTCGCCATCAAGGCGGTGGCCATAAACGCCAATACCGGATTATCGATTTTAAGCGCGACAAAGACGGAATTCCTGGACGCGTTGCTACGATTGAATACGATCCGAACCGTTCGGCGAACATCGCGCTCATCAACTATGCAGACGGGGAGAAACGTTACATTCTCGCACCGAAAAACTTAAAAGTCGGCATGGAAATCATGTCGGGTCCGGATGCAGACATTAAAGTCGGCAATGCACTGCCGCTCGAAAACATTCCAGTCGGTACGCTCGTCCATAACATTGAGCTAAAACCGGGCCGTGGCGGACAATTAGTGCGTGCAGCCGGCACATCAGCACAAGTGCTCGGGAAAGAGGGCAAATACGTTATCATCCGCCTCGCTTCTGGTGAAGTGCGCATGATTTTAGGAAAATGCCGTGCAACAGTCGGCGAAGTTGGCAATGAGCAACACGAACTTGTGAATGTTGGGAAAGCAGGACGTGCTCGCTGGTTAGGCATCCGTCCAACGGTTCGCGGTTCGGTTATGAACCCGGTTGACCACCCGCACGGTGGTGGGGAAGGGAAAGCGCCAATCGGGCGTAAGTCACCGATGACACCTTGGGGCAAACCGACGCTCGGATACAAAACACGCAAAAAGAAAAACAAATCGGATAAATTCATCGTCCGTCGCCGCAAAAAGTAA
- a CDS encoding adenylate kinase: protein MNLVLMGLPGAGKGTQAEKIVETYGIPHISTGDMFRAAMKEGTPLGLQAKQYMDRGDLVPDEVTIGIVRERLSKDDCQNGFLLDGFPRTVAQAEALETMLAEIGRKLDYVIHIDVRQDVLMERLTGRRICRNCGATYHLVFHPPAQPGVCDKCGGELYQRADDNEATVANRLEVNTKQMKPLLDFYEQKGYLRHINGEQEMEKVFADICELLGGLAR from the coding sequence ATGAATTTAGTGCTGATGGGGCTGCCAGGTGCCGGCAAAGGCACGCAAGCCGAAAAAATCGTCGAAACCTATGGAATTCCGCACATCTCAACCGGGGATATGTTTCGGGCTGCGATGAAAGAAGGGACCCCGCTAGGGTTGCAGGCGAAACAGTATATGGATCGCGGCGACCTTGTTCCGGATGAGGTAACGATTGGCATCGTCCGTGAACGGCTGAGCAAAGACGATTGCCAAAATGGCTTTTTGCTTGACGGATTCCCGCGTACGGTCGCTCAAGCGGAGGCGTTGGAAACAATGCTGGCTGAAATTGGCCGCAAGCTCGACTATGTCATCCATATCGATGTTCGCCAAGACGTACTAATGGAGCGTCTCACAGGCAGACGAATTTGCCGCAATTGCGGGGCGACATACCATCTTGTTTTTCACCCGCCGGCCCAACCGGGGGTATGCGACAAATGCGGGGGCGAGCTGTATCAGCGCGCTGATGATAACGAAGCGACAGTTGCGAACCGTCTTGAGGTCAATACAAAACAAATGAAGCCGTTGCTTGACTTCTACGAGCAAAAAGGCTACTTGCGCCACATTAATGGCGAGCAAGAAATGGAAAAAGTGTTCGCTGATATTTGTGAATTGCTCGGGGGACTTGCCCGATGA
- the rplP gene encoding 50S ribosomal protein L16: MLMPKRVKYRREHRGRMKGRAKGGTEVHFGEFGLQALESAWITNRQIEAARRAMTRYMRRGGKVWIRIFPSKPYTAKPLEVRMGSGKGAPEGWVAVVKPGKVMFEVGGVSEEVAREALRLASHKLPIKCKFVKREETGGEA; the protein is encoded by the coding sequence ATGTTAATGCCAAAACGCGTCAAATATCGCCGTGAACATCGCGGGCGGATGAAAGGCCGCGCGAAAGGCGGTACGGAAGTTCATTTCGGTGAATTCGGATTGCAAGCATTAGAATCGGCTTGGATTACGAACCGGCAAATTGAGGCAGCCCGTCGGGCGATGACCCGTTACATGAGACGGGGCGGGAAAGTATGGATTCGCATTTTCCCATCCAAGCCGTATACAGCCAAACCGCTTGAAGTGCGGATGGGTTCCGGTAAAGGGGCACCGGAAGGTTGGGTCGCGGTTGTCAAACCAGGCAAAGTAATGTTTGAAGTGGGCGGTGTTTCCGAGGAAGTGGCACGTGAAGCGTTGCGTTTGGCTTCTCACAAACTTCCGATCAAATGCAAATTTGTAAAACGTGAAGAAACTGGTGGTGAAGCGTAA
- the rplW gene encoding 50S ribosomal protein L23, producing MKDPRDIIKRPIITENTMNLVGERKYTFEVDVKANKTEVKDAVEKIFGVKVEKVNIMNYKGKFKRVGRYSGYTNRRRKAIVTLTPDSKEIELFEV from the coding sequence ATGAAAGACCCTCGCGACATTATTAAGCGCCCCATCATCACGGAAAATACGATGAATTTGGTCGGGGAACGGAAATATACGTTTGAAGTCGACGTCAAAGCGAACAAAACGGAAGTGAAAGACGCGGTAGAGAAAATTTTTGGCGTCAAAGTCGAAAAAGTGAACATTATGAACTATAAAGGGAAATTTAAACGCGTTGGCCGTTACAGCGGTTATACGAACCGCCGCCGCAAAGCGATCGTCACGCTGACGCCGGACAGCAAAGAAATCGAACTGTTTGAAGTGTAA
- the map gene encoding type I methionyl aminopeptidase, with translation MIIYKTAHEISLMREAGKIVSLTLEELKKHIRPGVTTKELDAIAEEMIRSRGAIPSFKGYQGFPGSICASVNEELVHGIPGDRMLREGDIITVDVGAQYEGYHADSAWTYPVGEIDAETRRLLDVTEQSLYVGLAEAKPGARLTNISHAIQTYVEAHHFSVVREYVGHGIGQHLHEDPQIPHYGPPNKGPILRPGMTLCIEPMVNAGSRYVKTLADDWTVVTVDGKRCAHFEHTIVITEQGYDILT, from the coding sequence ATGATCATTTATAAAACCGCGCATGAAATTTCTCTTATGCGCGAGGCGGGAAAAATCGTTTCTCTTACCTTGGAAGAGTTGAAAAAGCATATTCGCCCCGGGGTAACGACAAAGGAACTGGACGCCATCGCGGAGGAAATGATTCGTTCCCGTGGCGCCATTCCGTCGTTTAAAGGCTATCAAGGGTTTCCGGGAAGCATTTGCGCCTCGGTAAATGAGGAACTCGTGCACGGGATTCCTGGTGATCGCATGCTGCGCGAAGGCGACATTATTACGGTCGATGTAGGCGCCCAGTACGAAGGCTACCATGCCGACTCGGCTTGGACGTATCCGGTTGGGGAGATTGACGCCGAGACAAGGCGGCTGCTTGACGTGACGGAACAATCGTTGTATGTTGGGCTTGCAGAGGCGAAGCCAGGTGCCCGTTTGACGAACATTTCCCATGCGATTCAAACGTACGTCGAAGCACACCATTTTTCCGTCGTTCGTGAGTATGTCGGGCACGGAATTGGTCAACACTTACATGAAGACCCACAAATCCCGCATTATGGTCCACCGAATAAAGGGCCGATTTTGCGGCCGGGGATGACGCTATGCATCGAGCCGATGGTCAATGCCGGCAGCCGTTATGTGAAAACATTGGCTGACGATTGGACCGTCGTCACGGTGGACGGAAAACGGTGTGCCCATTTTGAACATACGATTGTGATCACGGAACAAGGTTATGACATTTTAACGTGA
- the rpsS gene encoding 30S ribosomal protein S19: MGRSLKKGPFCDEHLMKKIEKLNETGQKQVIKTWSRRSTIFPQFVGHTIAVYDGRKHVPVYITEDMVGHKLGEFAPTRTFRGHAGDDKKTKR, from the coding sequence ATGGGTCGCAGCTTGAAAAAAGGTCCGTTTTGTGATGAACATTTGATGAAAAAAATTGAAAAGCTCAATGAAACTGGGCAAAAACAAGTGATTAAAACATGGTCTCGCCGTTCGACGATCTTCCCGCAGTTTGTCGGTCATACGATCGCCGTATATGATGGCCGCAAACATGTACCGGTATATATTACAGAAGACATGGTCGGGCACAAATTGGGTGAATTTGCGCCGACGCGCACGTTCCGCGGCCATGCCGGCGATGACAAGAAAACAAAACGGTAA
- the rpsH gene encoding 30S ribosomal protein S8, with translation MVMTDPIADMLTRIRNANMVRHEKLEVPASKIKREIAEILKREGFIRDVEYIEDNKQGILRIFLKYGPNNERVITGLKRISKPGLRVYVKAHEVPRVLNGLGIAILSTSQGILTDKEARQKGTGGEVVAYVW, from the coding sequence ATGGTGATGACAGATCCAATTGCTGATATGCTTACTCGCATCCGCAATGCGAACATGGTGCGTCACGAAAAACTCGAAGTACCGGCTTCGAAAATCAAGCGGGAAATCGCCGAAATTTTAAAGCGCGAAGGGTTTATTCGTGATGTAGAATATATCGAAGACAACAAGCAAGGTATTCTCCGCATTTTCTTGAAATACGGTCCGAACAACGAACGCGTCATTACCGGACTGAAACGCATCAGCAAACCGGGGCTGCGCGTCTATGTCAAAGCCCATGAAGTGCCGCGCGTCTTAAACGGCTTAGGGATCGCCATTCTCTCGACGTCACAAGGCATTTTAACAGACAAAGAAGCACGGCAAAAAGGCACGGGCGGCGAAGTAGTCGCTTACGTTTGGTAA
- the rpsE gene encoding 30S ribosomal protein S5: protein MRRIDPNKLELEERVVAVNRVTKVVKGGRRLRFSALVVVGDKNGHVGFGTGKAQEVPEAIRKAIEDAKKNLMEVPIVGTTIPHEVIGHFGAGQIILKPASEGTGVIAGGPARAVLELAGISDILSKSIGSNTPINMVRATFDGLKQLKRAEDVAKLRGKTVEELLG, encoded by the coding sequence ATGCGTCGTATCGATCCAAATAAACTTGAATTAGAAGAGCGTGTAGTCGCGGTAAACCGTGTAACAAAAGTCGTCAAAGGCGGACGTCGCCTGCGCTTTTCGGCTCTCGTCGTCGTCGGCGATAAAAATGGTCATGTCGGATTTGGCACAGGGAAAGCGCAAGAAGTTCCGGAAGCGATCCGTAAAGCGATTGAAGATGCAAAGAAAAACTTAATGGAAGTGCCGATCGTGGGCACGACAATTCCTCATGAAGTGATCGGTCATTTCGGTGCGGGACAAATCATCTTAAAACCGGCTTCTGAAGGTACCGGGGTGATCGCCGGTGGTCCGGCCCGTGCTGTATTAGAACTGGCGGGCATCAGCGACATTTTGTCGAAATCGATCGGCTCGAACACGCCAATCAATATGGTGCGCGCAACGTTCGATGGATTAAAACAATTAAAACGCGCCGAAGACGTAGCAAAATTGCGCGGCAAAACAGTCGAGGAACTGTTAGGATAA
- the rplN gene encoding 50S ribosomal protein L14 has protein sequence MIQQESRLKVADNSGAREVLVIKVLGGSGRRYANIGDVVVATVKDATPGGVVKKGQVVKAVVVRTKRGVRRSDGSYIRFDENACVIIRDDKSPRGTRIFGPVARELREKDFMKIISLAPEVI, from the coding sequence ATGATTCAACAAGAATCTCGCTTAAAAGTAGCTGATAACTCTGGCGCACGCGAAGTGCTTGTCATTAAAGTGCTCGGAGGTTCGGGCCGCCGTTACGCGAACATCGGTGATGTCGTTGTCGCTACGGTTAAAGATGCGACGCCAGGTGGCGTTGTTAAAAAAGGTCAAGTTGTGAAAGCAGTCGTCGTCCGCACGAAACGCGGGGTGCGCCGTTCGGACGGTTCGTACATCCGTTTTGACGAAAACGCCTGCGTCATCATCCGTGATGACAAAAGCCCGCGCGGTACGCGGATTTTTGGACCGGTTGCCCGCGAATTGCGCGAGAAAGATTTTATGAAAATCATTTCTTTAGCTCCGGAAGTTATTTAA
- a CDS encoding type Z 30S ribosomal protein S14 translates to MAKKSMIAKQKRTPKFKVRAYTRCERCGRPHSVYRKFKLCRICFRELAYKGQLPGIKKASW, encoded by the coding sequence GTGGCTAAAAAATCGATGATCGCGAAACAAAAACGGACGCCGAAGTTTAAAGTAAGAGCGTACACCCGCTGCGAGCGCTGCGGCCGCCCGCATTCGGTTTATCGCAAATTTAAACTTTGCCGTATTTGTTTCCGTGAACTCGCATATAAAGGTCAACTTCCAGGCATTAAAAAAGCCAGCTGGTAA
- the rpmD gene encoding 50S ribosomal protein L30 — translation MAKKLAITLTRSVIGRPEDQRITVKTLGLRKMHQTVVHHDNPAIRGMINKVAHLVKVKEIEE, via the coding sequence ATGGCAAAAAAATTGGCGATTACCCTCACGCGCAGCGTGATTGGCCGTCCGGAAGATCAGCGCATTACCGTCAAAACACTCGGCTTGCGGAAAATGCACCAAACGGTTGTTCATCATGACAACCCTGCCATCCGCGGGATGATCAACAAAGTCGCTCACCTTGTGAAAGTAAAAGAAATTGAAGAATAA
- the rplF gene encoding 50S ribosomal protein L6, giving the protein MSRVGKKPIEIPAGVTVTVNGNTVTVKGPKGELTRTFHPDIMINIEDNVITVARPSDEKQHRALHGTTRSLLANMVEGVSKGYEKGLELVGVGYRASKQGKKLVLSVGYSHPVEIEPEEGLEIEVPAATKVIVKGADKQRVGELAANIRAVRPPEPYKGKGIRYEGELVRRKEGKTGK; this is encoded by the coding sequence ATGTCACGTGTCGGCAAAAAACCAATTGAAATTCCTGCCGGTGTCACCGTTACTGTGAACGGCAATACCGTTACGGTCAAAGGACCGAAAGGGGAATTAACCCGTACGTTCCACCCGGATATTATGATCAATATTGAAGACAATGTGATTACGGTTGCGCGCCCGAGTGATGAAAAGCAACACCGCGCGCTCCATGGTACGACGCGCAGCTTGCTTGCTAACATGGTCGAGGGCGTCTCAAAAGGCTATGAAAAAGGACTCGAGTTGGTTGGTGTCGGTTACCGTGCATCGAAACAAGGGAAAAAGCTTGTCTTGAGCGTCGGTTACTCCCATCCGGTAGAAATTGAGCCGGAAGAAGGACTCGAAATCGAAGTGCCTGCAGCAACAAAAGTCATCGTCAAAGGGGCAGACAAACAACGCGTCGGCGAACTGGCAGCCAACATTCGCGCCGTACGTCCACCGGAGCCGTATAAAGGCAAAGGGATTCGTTACGAAGGTGAGCTTGTACGACGGAAAGAAGGAAAAACTGGTAAATAA
- the rplO gene encoding 50S ribosomal protein L15, with translation MKLHELQPAPGSRKKAVRVGRGIGSGNGKTSGRGHKGQKARSGGGVRLGFEGGQTPLFRRLPKRGFTNINRKEYAVVNLDKLNVFEDGTEVTPELLLETGVISKLKSGVKILGKGQIEKKLTVKAHKFSASAKEAIEAAGGKTEVI, from the coding sequence ATGAAACTTCATGAATTGCAACCAGCGCCGGGTTCACGGAAAAAAGCTGTCCGTGTCGGCCGTGGGATCGGTTCGGGTAACGGCAAAACGTCCGGCCGTGGTCATAAAGGTCAAAAAGCCCGCTCCGGTGGAGGAGTTCGCCTTGGTTTTGAAGGGGGCCAAACACCTTTATTCCGTCGTTTGCCGAAACGTGGATTCACGAACATCAACCGGAAAGAATATGCAGTGGTCAACTTAGATAAACTGAACGTATTCGAAGATGGCACGGAAGTTACACCGGAATTGTTGCTTGAAACAGGTGTAATCAGCAAGCTGAAGTCGGGTGTGAAAATTTTAGGCAAAGGCCAAATCGAGAAAAAATTAACGGTTAAAGCGCATAAATTCTCGGCATCGGCGAAAGAGGCCATTGAGGCGGCTGGCGGTAAAACTGAGGTGATTTAA
- the rplE gene encoding 50S ribosomal protein L5, with product MNRLKEKYVNEVVPALMSKFNYKSIMQVPKIEKVVINMGVGDAVQNPKALDSAVEELTLIAGQRPVVTRAKKSIAGFRLRQGMPIGAKVTLRGERMYEFLDKLISVSLPRVRDFRGVSKKAFDGRGNYTLGIKEQLIFPEIDYDKVNKVRGMDIVIVTTANTDEEARELLTLLGMPFQK from the coding sequence ATGAACCGCCTAAAAGAGAAGTATGTAAACGAAGTCGTGCCTGCTCTCATGAGCAAGTTCAACTATAAATCGATCATGCAAGTGCCAAAAATCGAAAAGGTCGTCATTAACATGGGTGTCGGCGACGCGGTACAAAACCCGAAAGCATTAGACAGCGCCGTCGAAGAACTCACATTGATCGCGGGTCAACGACCGGTTGTGACGCGCGCGAAAAAATCGATTGCCGGCTTCCGTCTCCGCCAAGGAATGCCGATTGGTGCGAAAGTCACATTGCGCGGCGAACGGATGTATGAATTTCTTGACAAATTGATCTCGGTCTCGCTTCCGCGTGTGCGTGACTTCCGCGGGGTATCGAAAAAAGCGTTTGACGGGCGCGGTAACTATACGCTCGGCATTAAAGAGCAGCTCATTTTCCCAGAGATCGACTACGATAAAGTGAACAAAGTGCGCGGCATGGATATCGTGATCGTCACGACGGCCAACACGGACGAAGAAGCGCGTGAACTGTTAACGTTGCTCGGCATGCCATTCCAAAAATAA
- the rplR gene encoding 50S ribosomal protein L18 — translation MITKADRNAVRRKRHARIRKKIVGTTERPRLSVFRSNKHIYAQIIDDTKSTTIVSASTLDKEFGLDSTNNIDAAKKVGELVAQRALEKGIKQVVFDRGGYLYHGRVKALADAAREAGLEF, via the coding sequence ATGATTACAAAAGCTGACCGAAATGCGGTCCGTAGAAAAAGACACGCGCGCATCCGCAAAAAAATTGTCGGCACGACTGAACGTCCGCGGTTGAGCGTGTTCCGTTCAAACAAACATATTTATGCGCAAATTATTGATGATACGAAATCAACAACGATTGTCAGCGCCTCAACATTGGATAAAGAGTTCGGCTTGGATTCCACGAACAACATTGATGCGGCGAAAAAAGTAGGCGAGCTTGTCGCGCAACGGGCGTTGGAAAAAGGCATTAAACAAGTCGTGTTCGACCGTGGCGGTTATTTGTATCATGGACGGGTGAAAGCATTGGCTGATGCCGCCCGTGAAGCCGGCTTGGAATTCTAA